Proteins encoded by one window of Candidatus Odinarchaeum yellowstonii:
- a CDS encoding tryptophan--tRNA ligase, whose amino-acid sequence MEQQFQVTPWEVTGVVDYDKLIEEFGTERITPQLLKEIENITGELHPLLRRGFFFSHRDLPQALEAYRKGEGFFLYTGRGPTGHMHIGHLIPFLFVKWLQDKFKAPVIIQITDDEKFLYKEEFTLETTRKYAIENIYDIIACGFNPDLTFIFQDTEYTNFYPLAVKIAKKITFSTVKAVFGFKNETNIGLIFFPAIQAMPCFLLEKQCIIPAAIDQDPYWRVQRDIAPKLGYPKTAAIHSKFLPGLEGPAGKMSASKEQTAIYLTDTPSVVRTKIIKYAFTGGQPSIAEQKERGGNPKICTVFQWLKTLLEPDDENIKKRESMCLTGQLLCGECKTYLSDKLVEFLSAHQQRRIEAKKLLDSFKYTGALARELWSKKW is encoded by the coding sequence ATGGAGCAGCAATTTCAAGTTACACCTTGGGAGGTAACAGGTGTTGTAGACTATGATAAACTAATCGAAGAGTTCGGAACAGAGAGGATTACCCCCCAGCTTTTAAAGGAAATCGAGAATATCACTGGGGAGCTTCACCCCCTGCTTCGAAGAGGCTTCTTTTTCTCTCACAGAGATCTCCCCCAAGCTTTAGAAGCTTATAGGAAAGGTGAAGGCTTTTTCTTATACACCGGCAGAGGCCCCACAGGGCATATGCATATCGGTCACCTCATCCCATTTCTATTCGTTAAATGGCTTCAAGATAAGTTTAAAGCTCCCGTGATAATCCAGATAACAGATGATGAAAAATTCCTTTATAAAGAAGAATTCACTCTTGAAACTACACGTAAATACGCGATTGAAAATATTTACGATATTATCGCATGCGGTTTCAACCCTGATTTAACCTTCATCTTCCAAGATACCGAGTACACGAATTTCTACCCGTTAGCTGTTAAAATAGCTAAAAAAATAACCTTTTCAACCGTTAAAGCGGTTTTCGGCTTTAAAAATGAAACGAACATTGGATTAATATTCTTCCCAGCTATTCAAGCAATGCCGTGCTTCCTACTAGAGAAGCAATGTATCATCCCCGCTGCTATCGATCAAGACCCTTATTGGCGTGTTCAAAGAGATATTGCTCCTAAACTAGGATACCCTAAAACAGCGGCTATACACAGTAAGTTTCTACCAGGCTTAGAGGGCCCCGCAGGTAAAATGAGCGCTTCTAAAGAGCAAACAGCAATCTATTTAACAGACACTCCGTCGGTTGTTCGCACGAAAATAATCAAATACGCTTTCACAGGCGGCCAGCCGTCAATTGCCGAGCAGAAAGAGAGAGGAGGTAACCCTAAAATATGCACTGTATTTCAATGGTTGAAGACACTGCTAGAACCTGATGATGAGAATATTAAAAAAAGAGAGTCGATGTGCTTAACAGGGCAGCTTCTATGCGGAGAATGTAAAACTTATCTTTCAGATAAACTAGTTGAATTTCTCTCAGCTCACCAACAGCGTAGAATTGAAGCTAAAAAACTACTTGATTCATTTAAGTACACTGGTGCTTTAGCGAGGGAACTGTGGAGTAAAAAATGGTAG
- the folP gene encoding dihydropteroate synthase: MPVKINIKSKIIGDGEPPCIMGVVNCSPESFYQPSVKLTPKDLAEYTLKLVEDGVDIIDIGGASTAPTSFYPGSNYVSEEEELSRIEKALPVIRDCTNLPLSVDTMRAKVAERALRLGADIINDVSGLKKDENMKRVISEYSPYLILMASRKEAGDINSINEMVQALKESVKLAVEAGADTSKIIIDPGFGFGKPFELNIQILKNIQILKIFRKPILIGLSRKAFIKKLVDSNQDKDILTGSIIAAAIAVLKGAHIIRTHDVKETRTLSKFISRYNLIK, translated from the coding sequence ATGCCTGTGAAAATCAACATTAAATCTAAAATCATCGGTGACGGGGAGCCTCCTTGTATCATGGGGGTTGTAAACTGTTCACCCGAGTCTTTTTACCAACCATCCGTTAAATTAACACCTAAAGATTTAGCAGAATATACTTTAAAACTGGTTGAAGACGGAGTGGATATCATAGATATAGGGGGCGCTTCAACCGCCCCAACTTCATTTTACCCTGGATCTAATTATGTATCAGAAGAAGAGGAGCTTAGTAGAATAGAGAAAGCGCTTCCTGTTATCCGAGATTGCACCAACCTCCCTTTATCCGTTGATACTATGAGAGCTAAGGTGGCTGAAAGAGCTTTAAGATTAGGTGCGGATATCATCAACGATGTTAGCGGTCTTAAAAAAGACGAAAATATGAAGCGTGTTATTTCAGAGTACTCACCGTATCTGATTTTAATGGCTTCTAGGAAAGAAGCCGGTGACATAAATTCGATTAATGAAATGGTTCAGGCGCTTAAAGAAAGTGTGAAGCTTGCTGTTGAAGCCGGCGCGGATACTTCTAAGATAATCATAGACCCTGGATTCGGCTTCGGTAAACCATTTGAATTAAATATTCAAATATTAAAGAATATTCAAATTCTTAAAATATTCCGAAAACCGATTCTTATAGGTTTATCTAGAAAAGCATTTATAAAAAAACTAGTGGACTCAAACCAAGATAAGGATATTTTAACAGGATCAATAATAGCTGCAGCGATCGCAGTTTTAAAGGGTGCTCATATTATCCGCACACACGACGTTAAAGAGACTAGAACGCTCTCAAAATTTATTAGTAGATACAATTTAATAAAATAG
- a CDS encoding SDR family oxidoreductase — MDLGLKGKTAIVAASSKGLGFEIAKALAEEGVNVSICARNEGELIKARETIVAATGADVLAVKCDLTIQEDIKNLVDKTIEAFGDVHILVNNSGGPPTGFFTELPLDEWLKAVKLNLMSTVTLSKHVLPYMIKNRWGRIINSTSFSVKQPIEGLILSNSIRLAVIGFAKTLANEVGKYNITVNNVCPGYFKTDRVIQLAKNKAEKMNTTVENVFKEWESQIPLGRLGEPREYAELVVFLASERASYITGATIQIDGGIIKSSL, encoded by the coding sequence ATGGACCTAGGTCTTAAAGGTAAAACGGCTATTGTAGCAGCTTCCAGTAAAGGTTTAGGATTCGAGATAGCTAAAGCTTTAGCTGAAGAAGGTGTTAATGTCTCAATATGTGCTAGAAATGAGGGTGAACTAATAAAAGCACGTGAAACTATAGTGGCAGCTACTGGAGCCGATGTTTTAGCTGTTAAATGCGATTTAACAATTCAAGAGGATATTAAAAACCTCGTTGATAAAACAATTGAGGCCTTCGGCGACGTCCATATTCTCGTTAACAACTCAGGAGGTCCGCCGACCGGTTTTTTCACAGAGTTGCCTTTAGATGAATGGTTAAAAGCGGTGAAATTAAATTTAATGAGTACTGTAACGCTTTCTAAACATGTTTTACCTTATATGATTAAAAACCGGTGGGGGCGGATAATAAACTCCACGTCTTTTTCTGTTAAACAACCTATAGAAGGATTGATACTCTCAAATAGCATAAGATTAGCGGTGATAGGTTTCGCTAAAACTCTTGCAAACGAGGTTGGAAAATACAATATAACTGTTAATAATGTGTGCCCGGGTTACTTTAAAACAGACAGAGTTATTCAACTAGCTAAAAATAAAGCTGAGAAAATGAATACCACTGTGGAGAACGTATTTAAAGAATGGGAATCTCAAATCCCTCTTGGTAGACTAGGAGAGCCGAGAGAGTACGCTGAGCTCGTCGTATTTCTAGCCTCCGAGAGAGCAAGCTATATTACAGGCGCCACTATACAAATAGATGGCGGGATTATAAAAAGCTCTCTATAA
- a CDS encoding MBL fold metallo-hydrolase — translation MVTVKWLGHACFEIKSSVTVVTDPHDGVSLGIKPPQTKADIVLISHSHYDHADGLPLVRKSDTIVLKEFTGEKNIKGVQVKGIKTFHDTSKGAQRGVNVIYLFTIEGVRFLHLGDLGHVLGSDIVESVKPVDVLFVPVGGTYTLDHSGATKIYNDIKPRLTIPMHYKISGLNLPLNSVDTFLAGKAEARRLGVNFLEISKESLPEKSEIVALTV, via the coding sequence ATGGTAACTGTTAAATGGCTAGGTCACGCATGTTTTGAAATTAAAAGCAGTGTAACTGTTGTGACGGATCCACATGATGGTGTAAGCTTAGGGATTAAGCCGCCTCAGACTAAGGCGGATATCGTGTTAATCTCACACAGCCACTACGATCACGCAGATGGTTTACCGCTTGTTCGAAAGAGCGATACCATCGTTCTTAAAGAGTTTACCGGCGAGAAGAATATTAAAGGTGTCCAAGTGAAAGGGATTAAGACGTTCCACGACACGAGTAAAGGTGCTCAGCGGGGTGTAAATGTTATATATCTTTTCACAATTGAGGGCGTGAGGTTCCTTCATTTAGGGGATTTAGGGCATGTTCTAGGCTCTGATATTGTGGAGAGTGTAAAACCGGTTGACGTATTATTTGTTCCTGTTGGCGGAACCTATACTTTAGATCATTCAGGAGCGACTAAAATTTACAATGATATAAAACCTAGGCTGACTATACCGATGCATTATAAAATAAGCGGTTTAAATCTGCCGTTAAATTCAGTGGATACTTTTCTAGCAGGTAAAGCTGAGGCTCGGCGTCTAGGAGTCAACTTTCTAGAGATAAGCAAGGAGTCTTTACCTGAGAAAAGCGAGATCGTTGCGTTAACCGTGTAA
- a CDS encoding tungsten cofactor oxidoreductase radical SAM maturase: protein MDKELHKLVEKVKEKIAQSPLGKIVVIDEVDHILIIPPKPDIRKVYVELTNKCNLNCQMCIRRSWLESLEEMPLEDYMKLLDQLEELPELKTIVFGGLGEPTIHPKFKEIVEETKSRFPNIELIMTTNGTLIDKFQDLIIDNFDYMIVSIDAVNEDTIQNIRGPQACKVIDNLRKFAEHRNKIRKFTPWIWAEFVAMKQNIEELPKLLAIAKDLQIKKIMITNMLPYTSDIINESLYPQGDPTEIYKWIPVGPDLKNYIQINVADTQIRTERSCSFIKNKACVITVNGDVTPCYNFAHTYRSYIKGYEKTVYKHSFGNIHKEQLKDIWMKEEYVRFRHKVADFNFPSCIDCPTREGCSYANTNEVDCYGNTPSCAECLWSRDIVRCP, encoded by the coding sequence TTGGATAAGGAATTACATAAACTAGTCGAAAAAGTGAAAGAGAAGATCGCTCAAAGCCCGCTGGGTAAAATAGTGGTAATAGATGAAGTCGATCATATTTTAATAATACCCCCTAAACCGGATATTAGAAAAGTCTACGTGGAGTTAACCAATAAATGCAATTTAAACTGTCAAATGTGCATTAGAAGATCATGGCTGGAGTCTTTAGAAGAAATGCCTTTAGAGGACTATATGAAATTATTAGACCAGTTAGAAGAGTTACCGGAACTTAAAACAATCGTTTTCGGAGGCCTCGGCGAACCTACAATCCACCCGAAATTCAAGGAGATAGTTGAAGAGACTAAGAGTAGATTCCCTAATATAGAATTGATTATGACTACAAACGGAACATTGATAGATAAATTCCAAGATCTCATAATAGATAACTTCGATTATATGATTGTCTCAATAGACGCTGTCAACGAAGATACTATTCAAAATATAAGAGGCCCCCAAGCATGTAAGGTTATAGATAATTTAAGAAAATTCGCAGAACACCGGAACAAAATCAGAAAATTCACACCATGGATTTGGGCTGAGTTCGTGGCTATGAAGCAGAATATAGAAGAGCTCCCGAAACTGTTAGCGATAGCTAAAGACCTTCAAATTAAAAAAATCATGATCACTAACATGTTACCGTATACATCCGATATAATAAACGAGAGCCTATACCCGCAAGGGGATCCGACTGAAATCTATAAATGGATCCCTGTAGGCCCTGATCTTAAAAACTATATTCAAATCAATGTCGCGGATACACAAATCCGCACAGAGAGAAGCTGCTCTTTCATTAAAAATAAAGCTTGCGTGATCACTGTAAACGGGGACGTTACGCCATGCTATAACTTCGCTCACACATACCGCTCTTATATAAAAGGTTATGAGAAAACAGTCTACAAGCATAGCTTCGGGAACATTCATAAAGAGCAACTAAAAGACATATGGATGAAAGAAGAATACGTTAGGTTTCGTCATAAAGTAGCGGATTTCAACTTCCCATCCTGCATAGATTGCCCGACTAGAGAAGGCTGCTCTTACGCTAACACAAATGAAGTGGACTGTTACGGTAACACCCCCTCCTGCGCGGAGTGCCTGTGGAGCAGAGATATAGTAAGATGCCCGTGA
- a CDS encoding DUF998 domain-containing protein, with product MAENNARKIPLLLPFSAFFIWGCILTAAFLHSGFNWPDNLLSDLGVSDVSYIFSTGLVGGGLLGLLFTVFFIKYYRSDLLNLVNGILLLATNISYILAGLIPISAGFLHYFFAFLAFALSIFICGLSSIIFVMWRKKYFKLGLYGLTVLLISFLIWIFIRLPGIAVTETAVGLLISSWFSILGVTLYRSWR from the coding sequence ATGGCTGAAAATAATGCTCGTAAAATTCCTCTTCTACTTCCTTTTAGCGCTTTTTTTATATGGGGCTGTATTTTAACTGCGGCTTTTCTTCATAGTGGTTTTAACTGGCCTGATAACCTTCTCAGCGACCTTGGTGTATCGGATGTCAGTTACATATTCTCTACTGGTTTAGTCGGCGGAGGTCTGTTAGGTTTATTATTCACGGTGTTTTTTATTAAGTATTATAGGAGTGATTTATTGAATTTAGTTAACGGTATTCTGCTCTTAGCTACAAATATATCTTATATTCTAGCAGGTCTTATCCCTATTAGCGCAGGTTTTCTTCATTACTTCTTCGCCTTCTTAGCTTTCGCGTTATCCATTTTTATCTGCGGGTTATCGAGTATAATCTTTGTTATGTGGCGGAAGAAATATTTTAAACTCGGCTTATACGGTTTAACAGTTCTCTTAATAAGCTTTCTGATATGGATTTTTATCAGGCTGCCGGGTATAGCTGTAACTGAAACTGCTGTAGGATTGTTGATTTCAAGTTGGTTTTCAATTTTAGGGGTTACGCTCTATAGGAGTTGGCGTTAG
- a CDS encoding tautomerase family protein, protein MPVVQITVWSGMSEECKKRIVKGVTETFESVGIPKEAVEIIIYEVPKTNWATCGERHSDSPRFAQMKVP, encoded by the coding sequence TTGCCTGTTGTCCAAATAACTGTTTGGAGCGGTATGAGCGAGGAGTGTAAGAAGCGGATTGTGAAAGGTGTTACTGAAACTTTTGAGAGCGTTGGGATTCCTAAAGAAGCTGTTGAGATAATTATTTATGAGGTGCCTAAAACTAACTGGGCTACTTGCGGTGAGCGGCATTCAGATTCTCCGCGATTCGCGCAGATGAAAGTTCCGTGA
- a CDS encoding ATP-NAD kinase family protein produces MFKLGLIVNPIAGLGGAAGFKGTDKPFIVVEALKMGVQPQAPLRAKEVFKKLTGLRDKLYIYTASGSMGGFILEELGFKGEIIYHVKKEGYTTAQDTRNCAQLMLDKNLDLLVFCGGDGTAVDIVDVIDMKIPILGIPAGVKMHSGVFAATPLAAAAIIREAVFLELPFTEMEVMDIDEDAFRRGVLSTKLRGYAKVPYQPFYIQGSKTASPNLIDDQMDKEEIAKYIADIMENDVYYILGPGTTVAAVADFLGIEKTLLGVDVVINKRLFKKDVNEKDLLSLDSSKPAKIIVTVIGSQGFIFGRGNQQISSKVIRRVGVENILVVATPYKLSTLKGLRVDTGDPELDAEFKGYLKVITGYGEKELVKVLTLEEDV; encoded by the coding sequence TTGTTTAAACTAGGTCTTATCGTTAACCCTATAGCGGGTTTAGGAGGGGCAGCCGGTTTTAAAGGTACGGATAAACCATTTATTGTAGTTGAAGCGTTAAAAATGGGTGTTCAACCTCAAGCTCCCTTAAGAGCTAAAGAAGTTTTTAAAAAATTGACCGGTCTCCGTGATAAATTATACATATACACGGCTTCAGGTTCTATGGGCGGCTTCATCCTTGAAGAACTGGGTTTTAAAGGGGAGATCATCTATCATGTTAAAAAGGAGGGTTATACAACAGCTCAAGATACTAGGAACTGCGCTCAACTTATGCTAGATAAAAACTTGGATTTACTGGTTTTCTGCGGCGGAGATGGAACAGCTGTAGATATTGTCGATGTCATCGATATGAAGATACCAATATTAGGGATACCAGCCGGTGTGAAAATGCATAGCGGTGTATTCGCAGCTACACCTTTAGCAGCAGCTGCGATAATCCGTGAAGCAGTTTTTTTAGAGCTACCTTTCACTGAAATGGAGGTTATGGATATAGATGAAGACGCGTTTAGAAGAGGTGTATTATCAACTAAACTGAGAGGCTACGCTAAAGTACCATACCAGCCTTTTTATATACAAGGCTCTAAAACAGCTAGCCCTAATTTGATAGATGATCAAATGGATAAAGAGGAGATTGCAAAATACATAGCCGATATTATGGAAAACGATGTTTACTATATTCTAGGCCCGGGTACAACCGTGGCGGCGGTCGCTGATTTTCTCGGAATTGAAAAAACGCTTTTAGGTGTCGACGTTGTCATTAATAAGCGTCTTTTCAAAAAAGACGTTAACGAAAAAGATCTCCTTTCCCTCGACTCCTCTAAACCAGCTAAAATAATTGTAACGGTGATAGGAAGCCAAGGTTTTATATTTGGGAGAGGTAACCAGCAGATAAGCTCTAAAGTTATACGACGCGTCGGCGTTGAAAACATTCTAGTCGTAGCCACCCCTTACAAGCTCTCAACGCTTAAGGGTTTAAGAGTTGATACAGGAGATCCTGAATTAGACGCAGAGTTTAAAGGATACTTGAAGGTGATCACAGGTTACGGTGAAAAAGAGCTTGTTAAAGTTTTAACACTCGAGGAAGATGTTTAA
- the gcvT gene encoding glycine cleavage system aminomethyltransferase GcvT: MTESLKITHLNSWHKKRAKMVEFAGYEMPLWYDKGIVEEHLAVRKSVGVFDVTHMGRFLFTGSEAEDLLDYLTTNDVKSLKTGEGQYSVLCNEKGGIIDDLIIYRLEEKKFFVIVNSANKIKDENWFREHAKGRNVEIRNISDTTPQFAVQGPKAIESLNKISEVNLNRPYKFGEIIETKLAGYEVYATRTGYTGEDGYEISQLNVPLSNPKAAVDLWEKILEAGSEFGITPVGLGARDTLRLEAGMPLHGSDITEETTPLEARLKFVVKFDKKDFIGKEALIEQNERKPSKLRVGLIMIDKGIPRAHLPIYGAGRLIGETTSGSYSPLLPKGYGVALGYVSREFKQEGAIVYVEVHGKKRPAEVVKPRKMLKRIREKASQLQQA, from the coding sequence ATGACTGAGAGCCTTAAAATCACGCATCTTAATTCGTGGCATAAGAAGCGTGCTAAAATGGTGGAGTTTGCAGGTTATGAAATGCCTTTATGGTATGATAAAGGAATCGTGGAAGAACATTTAGCTGTAAGAAAAAGCGTTGGTGTTTTCGATGTAACTCATATGGGTCGCTTTCTTTTCACAGGATCTGAAGCTGAAGATCTCCTCGACTACTTGACGACTAATGACGTGAAGAGCTTGAAAACTGGAGAGGGGCAATACTCGGTTCTTTGCAATGAGAAGGGTGGAATAATAGACGATCTTATAATTTATCGTTTAGAAGAGAAAAAATTTTTCGTCATCGTAAACTCTGCGAATAAGATTAAAGATGAGAACTGGTTTAGAGAACATGCTAAAGGTAGAAATGTGGAGATAAGAAATATATCCGATACCACGCCTCAATTCGCGGTTCAAGGCCCTAAAGCTATAGAGAGTTTGAATAAAATCTCTGAAGTTAATCTTAACAGGCCTTATAAATTTGGGGAGATTATTGAAACAAAGCTTGCTGGTTATGAAGTTTATGCAACGCGTACAGGTTACACTGGTGAAGACGGATATGAGATATCACAGTTAAACGTGCCTTTATCTAATCCTAAGGCTGCAGTTGATTTATGGGAGAAAATATTAGAAGCAGGCAGTGAATTCGGAATCACACCTGTTGGTTTAGGAGCCAGGGATACGCTTAGATTAGAAGCGGGTATGCCGCTCCACGGCTCAGATATCACGGAGGAAACTACCCCCTTAGAGGCTAGGCTTAAATTCGTTGTGAAATTTGATAAAAAAGATTTCATCGGAAAAGAAGCTTTAATAGAGCAGAATGAGCGGAAACCGTCAAAGCTTAGAGTCGGGTTAATTATGATAGATAAAGGAATACCTCGCGCTCATCTCCCCATATATGGAGCTGGTAGATTAATCGGGGAGACTACAAGTGGAAGCTATTCTCCACTTCTCCCTAAAGGATACGGGGTTGCTTTAGGCTATGTTAGCAGAGAATTCAAACAAGAGGGGGCGATAGTTTACGTGGAGGTTCACGGTAAAAAAAGACCTGCAGAAGTTGTTAAACCTAGAAAAATGTTAAAGCGGATAAGGGAAAAGGCAAGCCAGCTGCAGCAAGCTTAA
- a CDS encoding UPF0147 family protein, whose protein sequence is MSTAEEKAKQAIQVLTMISEDTTVPRNIRRAASESIAALNDSRVEGMAVRASNAISILDEISQDPNCPLHARTKQSF, encoded by the coding sequence ATGTCTACGGCTGAGGAGAAGGCTAAACAAGCTATACAGGTTTTAACAATGATTAGTGAAGATACGACTGTGCCTAGAAATATCAGGCGGGCTGCAAGTGAGTCGATAGCTGCTTTAAACGATAGTAGAGTTGAGGGGATGGCTGTTCGCGCTTCAAACGCTATTTCGATACTTGATGAAATATCCCAGGATCCTAATTGCCCGCTCCACGCTCGCACAAAGCAGTCTTTTTGA
- the gcvH gene encoding glycine cleavage system protein GcvH, with the protein MLTGDGVLKVGEYIIQEGLYYTKTHEWLKVENNKAIVGITDYAQRNLKDLVYVEFINADEEPLDVGSIVKAGSQIAAIESVKATSEVYSPVSGKILEVNRKLESNPELANKEPYGAGYLMVIEPIDLKADIKKLMDDKKYAEFVKEEAASHE; encoded by the coding sequence ATTTTAACGGGAGATGGTGTTTTGAAAGTCGGCGAGTATATTATTCAAGAAGGCTTATATTATACGAAGACGCATGAATGGTTAAAGGTTGAAAATAATAAAGCGATAGTAGGTATCACCGACTACGCTCAGAGAAATTTAAAAGACCTTGTTTACGTTGAATTCATTAACGCGGATGAAGAGCCGTTAGACGTCGGTAGTATAGTTAAAGCGGGTTCGCAGATAGCTGCTATAGAGTCTGTTAAAGCTACATCGGAAGTATACTCTCCTGTTAGCGGTAAAATCTTAGAGGTGAATCGTAAACTGGAAAGCAACCCTGAGCTAGCTAATAAAGAACCTTACGGCGCCGGTTACCTCATGGTGATTGAACCAATAGATCTTAAAGCGGATATTAAAAAACTAATGGATGATAAGAAATACGCGGAATTCGTTAAAGAGGAAGCTGCAAGCCATGAGTAA
- a CDS encoding GTP-binding protein, producing MAAGIILKILVVGDEGVGKTCLIKRFTENIFPANSRRTIGVDFSVKKITVGDVSVKLQIWDFGGHSYYRQIQYTLCDGAKGVILAFDLSNFETFKKLGEWVRFLKNAVAEETPKILVGTKSDLKWCRPAVRDVKNFIEKNNFQNYFETSAKENITVQPPFHYLAKIIIKNKVKTLQSGF from the coding sequence ATGGCCGCAGGGATTATACTTAAAATTTTAGTGGTCGGAGATGAAGGTGTAGGTAAAACATGTTTGATTAAAAGGTTCACAGAGAATATTTTCCCGGCTAACAGCCGGAGAACGATAGGAGTTGACTTCAGCGTTAAAAAAATTACAGTAGGAGATGTTAGCGTTAAACTTCAAATATGGGATTTCGGAGGCCACAGCTACTATCGGCAAATACAATACACGCTATGCGACGGGGCTAAAGGCGTTATACTCGCATTCGATTTATCTAACTTTGAAACATTTAAAAAGCTTGGGGAGTGGGTGAGATTCTTAAAAAACGCGGTGGCGGAAGAAACACCTAAGATTCTAGTCGGTACTAAAAGTGATTTAAAATGGTGTAGACCGGCTGTTAGAGATGTCAAAAATTTTATTGAAAAAAATAATTTTCAAAACTATTTTGAAACAAGCGCTAAAGAAAACATAACAGTTCAACCCCCGTTCCACTATCTGGCTAAAATAATTATAAAGAATAAAGTTAAAACATTGCAAAGCGGTTTTTAA
- a CDS encoding TIGR00296 family protein yields MSLTLDEGRFLIRIARDAIKEYVSTKKELKPPSQLSKILAEKRGVFVTLYNISTGDKQLRGCIGFPYPYLPLVEATIKAAISAATKDYRFFPPYGPGPVTLKELAEIIIEVSVLTKPELLTVKTPREYPKLVTIGKDGLIVESGMFSGLLLPQVAVEYGWSPEEFLSHCCQKAGLLADCWLDERTKIYKFQAQIFTEKTPGGEVFSEEASSTCG; encoded by the coding sequence TTGTCGCTTACGCTAGATGAAGGGCGTTTTCTAATAAGAATCGCCAGAGATGCGATAAAAGAGTATGTTTCAACTAAAAAAGAATTGAAGCCCCCTTCTCAACTATCTAAAATATTAGCTGAGAAGAGAGGTGTATTCGTTACCCTTTACAATATTTCAACAGGTGATAAGCAACTGCGAGGCTGCATTGGCTTCCCTTACCCTTATCTCCCTTTAGTTGAAGCCACCATTAAAGCGGCTATAAGCGCGGCTACTAAAGATTATCGTTTCTTCCCTCCTTACGGTCCAGGGCCAGTTACGCTTAAGGAACTGGCGGAGATAATTATAGAGGTTAGTGTTTTAACAAAGCCTGAGCTTTTAACTGTTAAAACGCCCCGCGAATACCCTAAGCTAGTTACTATAGGAAAAGATGGGTTAATAGTTGAATCCGGTATGTTCTCCGGTTTGCTTCTACCTCAAGTAGCCGTGGAATACGGTTGGAGTCCTGAAGAATTTCTATCTCATTGCTGTCAGAAAGCAGGGTTGCTAGCTGACTGCTGGCTTGACGAGAGAACTAAGATTTACAAGTTTCAAGCTCAAATATTCACTGAAAAAACACCTGGGGGTGAAGTATTCTCCGAGGAGGCTTCATCCACCTGCGGTTGA
- a CDS encoding class I SAM-dependent methyltransferase, with translation MSEIPFEENTLEFTMLIPFYSRAVRTLCANSDFKDYTATDIFNKLKYDFEKIKKNYDEAAHVCIEARTKALDYLIKKFIEKKPYATIVNLGAGLDTPFNRVDNGKVKWYDLDLPDAIELRRKFIRETDRNRFIAKSMFDYDWFNEIEYTPEKGILFVASGVLMYFSENKVKSFLKKIAGHFPGGELVFDAVTSKIAALVANLRMRKCGNSKAMVKWYIKNSKIFSLWDKRIVLLKIMNYFDRIKNRLIASKITKIKLFISQIINAMKYYHLKFLDGGELTPTPIERNP, from the coding sequence ATGAGCGAAATACCGTTCGAAGAGAATACGCTCGAATTCACTATGCTAATACCCTTCTATAGTAGGGCGGTAAGAACGTTATGCGCCAACTCTGATTTCAAAGATTATACAGCAACGGATATTTTTAACAAGCTTAAATATGATTTCGAGAAAATAAAGAAAAACTATGATGAAGCCGCGCATGTATGTATTGAAGCTCGAACTAAAGCGCTAGATTACCTTATAAAAAAGTTTATTGAAAAAAAACCCTATGCGACTATTGTAAACCTCGGCGCTGGTTTAGATACCCCCTTCAATAGAGTTGACAACGGTAAAGTGAAATGGTATGATCTAGATTTACCCGACGCTATAGAGCTTAGAAGAAAATTCATCAGAGAAACTGATAGAAACCGGTTTATAGCTAAATCAATGTTCGACTACGATTGGTTTAATGAGATAGAGTACACACCTGAAAAAGGGATACTATTTGTAGCAAGCGGGGTTTTAATGTACTTCAGTGAAAATAAAGTGAAAAGTTTTCTTAAAAAAATAGCCGGACATTTTCCTGGTGGTGAACTCGTCTTCGACGCGGTGACTTCTAAGATCGCGGCGTTGGTAGCCAACTTACGTATGAGAAAATGTGGGAATAGCAAAGCCATGGTGAAATGGTATATTAAAAACTCTAAAATATTCAGCTTATGGGATAAGAGAATTGTTCTCTTAAAAATTATGAATTACTTTGATAGAATTAAAAATCGTTTAATCGCATCTAAAATAACTAAAATAAAATTATTTATCTCACAGATTATCAACGCTATGAAATATTATCATCTTAAATTCTTAGATGGAGGGGAGCTAACGCCAACTCCTATAGAGCGTAACCCCTAA